The DNA segment atatctgtatatatatacatatatataacatatttattttcatatatttacacacacacacacacacacacacacacacacacacacacacacacacacacacacacacacacacatatatatatatatatatatatatatatatatatatatatatatatttatatatatatattatatataaatatatatgtatattatatatatatattatatatatgaatatatatatatacatatatatatatatatatatatatatatatatatatatatatatatatatatatacacatgtgtttatatatatgtatatatatattcatatatatataatatatatataatatatatatataatatatatatatatttatatatataatatatatatatatataaatattcatatatatatacttatatatacatatgcatatatatacatatgcatatgcatatatatatatatatatatatatatatatatacatatacatatatatacatatacatatacatatatacatacatatacatatacatatacatatatatacatatatatataaatatatatatatatatatatatatatatatatatatatatatatatatatatatataggtaattttctatattaccttcgccacaccgatatcgacgattttggtatcgttggattcctctcactctgtacaatccaaatatgtaggttttattgcacggaaaccccccgttagcgacaaacatgggcactatatcgggggcgacgatgttggagcggcggtcggagcagcggacgtaatatagtaattttgacaattttggtatcgttggattcctctcactctgtacaatccaaatatgtaggttttattgcgcgaaaaacccttgttagcggcaaacttgggcactatatcgggggcgacgaggtaaatacgtccgccgctccgcgatcgacgagaattgtgtaacgctctagccagccgggaatacgtggtggaggttttgtttccttggcgggggttaaggggcagcagcccccccccccagggggggtcgcagagggcgcagccccctgcaatggaaagtcatatgaataaccatggttatcttcactgtgggttatattattagtgttatttaacctcgattttctctagaaccttccatgccctcccttgcaatcggggccaagtttgccgctaacagggggtttccgcgcaataaaacctacatatttggattgtggacagtgagaggaatccaacgaaaccaaaatcgtcgatatcggtgtggcgaaggtaatatagaaaattaccatataaacacaaacacacatacatatacctatatatgtatatatatatatatatatttatatatatatcatctaccaTTGGTTTCtgtacatatatctttgtgtatatatatttacatacattcacagaTATGTATTCTCTCACTATTTGAAACTATTGATTGTCTGTGGCTAAATGTATTTGCATTCCCATACGCaaagatcataaaaaaatatcaatatttggTCCACCtcaaatatacgtatgtgtaagtatgcacacaatatatagatatgtatatgtatatatatatatatatatatatatatatatatatatatatattacataacttAGATGTGTTACGAGGTGTAACACTTCCATCTTTCTCACTTTATTAATCTTATAGGATTCGTGAATGGACAATAAAACAACACTTGTTAATcttcgtatataaaaaaaattccgAGATATGTACAACTTTACAAGTATACGAAATCCAACTGCTTATTTCTTTTCTGCGCAAAGTAATCCCCATGGTCATATATCCTGTTTTATTTTACCACGTACAAATGTCACAAAATCATAAATTGGAGATGTCACTGACTTCCTGTAGAACTAACATCAGCTCATCTGCGAAAGAAATGGCCGTCTCATCCGCAATGAAGTCAGTAGCGTAACTCAAAGTATAGTTGCAACGGCCTCTGAACGTGATCACTTGGAACAGGTTCATGTGGACGAACTGGTGAAGAATGTTGTAGGGGGCGACGTCGGTGATGAAGATGTTGTCGTCGGGACCTGGTTCTAAGGTCGGGAAGCTGCCCACGTTGGTCACGCCGAAGTCGTGAACCACAGGAATCCCTCTCTCGAATTCTTCTTCGGGCGAGGCGCTCGGGTCCACCATCCGCGGCAGCATCTTCTGTTCGAGCGGGAGTCCAGAGCGCAGGTTCTCCTTCAGGTCTTGGTGGATTCTCTTGCAGTATTGCCAGAAGCTTTCCTGGGCGTCCGTGTCCACGTCCGAGGCGTAGGAGAGCAGGAGGCCGTATCCACCTACGGAGCTGGGAGGCGTTCGTTTCAAGTACCGCCCTAGGTTGACGGCGTGGCTGCTGCGGATGGTGAAAGACTGCTGGGACATGCCGGCTTTCTTTAACAGCCTCATTAGGGCGATGTTGAGCGAAGCCGCAATCACGCTGTTGAGAGTAACTCCGTGAATTTTGCATTTCTTCTGCAAATTCCCAGTGACGTGGGAGTCGACAGAGCGGGCCACGTGCCTGGTGGACGGAGTGACGCCCGTCGGTCGAGGGAAAGCCTGAAGCAATAAGGGGGTCGAGGTTGGAGACGGGAGACTCTGCTTGACGAATTCGTACCGCTGCGGGTCCTCCTCCAACCTCTGCTTGACGCTGGCCTCCAGGTCCCAGATCTCGTCCTTCTGAAAGGCCagacctccttcctcttcctctccctcgatgGCGATCCCATTCAAGGCGTCATTGATCAGTTCCAGCATCGAGAACATGAACATCATGGCGCCCACGCCATCGGCTATCGCATGATGACCCGTGAAAATGACATCGTACTGGTGCGGGAAGCGCGTCCTGGCCCCCGGGACGGCGCAGGGGGCGTCCTCGCCGCGGGGGATGAGCCTGACCACCCACGAAATGCAGTTCGCGCTCTGGACGCCCTCGCCGCTCACcttctcgatctcctcctccagACTCCCGCCCCCGTGGACCATCTGTGGACCACATATTGCAGGCATTCGGGAATTAATCAATGACTTCTTCATAAGCAGATTTGCCAAATCAACAAATGTGAGCGCATGTGAAATTGCTCTTTCTTAAGACATAACAGAATGATACCAAACGAGGAAATACATTCCAACTAAATACTTTTAACACTCATCACAgtgatattcatacacacacccactatATACACACAGTCACCTCTACAtttacacacctaaacacacacgcacgcacacacacacacacacacacacacacacacacacacacacacacacacacacataaaaatacgagTAGATACTATCCTATCTTGTACAAATTAACTCACCTTAAAGTCCACGTCGTTGTCATCTGACTCATAAAACCACACGGTGCCATCTCGACGCCGGAGGCCCGAGCGGAGGGGAGGGTGCCGTCTGGGAAATCAATTAAACGTGTGTCTGTTATATGCGAACATGTATTTTAAgctatagaaatatgaatattgGATTTTTGACGTGACTCACCAATACTCGacaatatttctctctatatatctaagtacatgcttacactcacacacacatatacatatacacatatatacatacatacatacatacatatatatatatatatatatatatatatatatatatatatatacacacacacacacacacacacacacacacacacacacacacacacacacacacacacacacacacacacacatatatatatacatacatacatatacatacaggtacacacacacatacacacacacacacatagttacatAGATGTGCGTGTGCATCCCCATCCGAGCCAGCTCAACCATTTCCCTCCCCAAACGAAAAGCCTCACCTCTTGAGCTGATCAAGGGCGagcctcaccacctcctccttcagcgcCTTCGTCGTGTTCATCGTCACCCCATACACGCCCTTCCTGGTGCCGTGTTCGTAGGCCACGTGGAAGCCGGTCGCCTCGCGGTCTGCAGGCATCAGCCACTTCACGCTGCCGGTGCACATGGCCcttgggaggagaagaggaggaggaggaggaggaggaagaggaagaagaagaagaagaagagtaggaggaggaagaagaagaagaagaagggggaggaggaggggaggaggaggggaggggaggaggaggaggaggaggaagaggaagaggaagaagaagaagaagaagaagaagaagaggaggaggaggaaaaggaggagaagacgaagaagaagaagaagaagaagaagaagaagaagggggaggaggaggggaggggggaggaggaggaggaggaggaggagaaggaggaagggggggaggaggaggaggaggggggatggggagggggaggaggaagaggaggagggggagcaggacgaggaggagggggagcaggaagaggaggaggaggagggggagggaaggaggaggaggaggaggaggaggagaagtggaggaggaagaggaggaggaagaggaggagaagtggaggaggaggaggagaagtggaggaggaagaggagaagaagaggtggaggaggaggaggaggaggaggacaagaagaagaggaagaggaggagtaggagaagaagacgaagaggaggaggaagtgaaagaaaggagaagaagaagaaagggaaagagaagttgatgaaaaagaagaagaaaaaaaatattttaatatgcACAGCAAAGAGTCTGTTTAGGGCAGTTTATGAACGTGTTTAAGTGTATTggtgtaaatagatagactgataagtaaataaacaaatgaatacattGCTAAATATGCAGTTCAATAAGTACATAAAACATTATACTTACAGGTTTATTTACgctgtttataaataaataaatatgtatatatatttttctattcatatatctaatttctttcttttggcatatatgtatataattgcataCACCTGTCTATATCTACCTTTGTATCTTCCTGTCGATCTGTCtctatatagttatgtatgtatgtatgtaaatacatacgcgCAACCgcgcccgcgcgcgtgtgtgtgtgtgcgtgtgtgtgtgcgtgtgtgtgtgcgtgtgtgtgtgtgtgtgtgtgtgtgtgtgtgtgtgtgtgtgtgtgtgtgtgtgtgtgtgtgtgtgtgtgtgtgtgtgtgtgtgtgtgtgtgtgtgggtgtgtgggtgggtttgcgtgcgtgcgtgcgtgcgtgttggtatgtatgtacgtatgtatgtatgtatgtatatgtatatatgtatatatataatataaacatatatatccattatatataagccaatatattaatatgttatacatatatattagctatgttacacatacatacacacatacatacatacatatatatatatatatatatatatatatatatatatatgtatatatatgtatatatatataaatatatatatatatatatatatatatatatatatatatatatatatatatatatatatatgaacagaaacacaaacacaatcatgtgaacacaaaaatgaaaatgaaactagccacaatgagaaattgaaaatttctcattgtggctagtttcattttcatatatatatatatatatatatatatatatatatatatatatatatatgtttatatatatgtatatatatgcatatatatgtatatatacatatatatgtatatatatatgtatatatatatgtatgtatgtatatatatatatatatatatatatatatatatatatatatatatacatacatacatacatataatacatacatatatatatatatatatatatatatatatatatatacatatgtatgtatgtatatataaatgtatatatatatatatatacatatatatatatatatgtgtacatatacatatatatacatacatatatatacatacatatatatatataacattatatatatatatatatatatatatatatatatatatatatatatacatatacacatatacacatacacacacacacacacatatatatatacattcatatatatacatacatacaatatacatatacatatacatacacacacacacacacacacacacacacacacacacacacacacacacacacacacacacacatatatatatatatatatatatatatatatatatatatatatatattatatatacacacataaaatatacatatatacatttatcatacatGAGCCTATATATCAtacactatatatctatatgttatacatacataaatataaatagacagatagatagatatagatatatcgtaTGACAACTTGTAGTTAACATATATCTTACCTACACAAATCCTGGATAAAGAGTGATGTACTTCAAACACACCCAACACCCTCCTTTAACACAATCTTTTTCATAAATGTTATCAAAATGGACTCTTGTCTCATACCTTAACTGGGCTGGCGTTCGAGGCTGACGTAATAGTACCAAGGGAGGGTTTTGGTATGCGGGGCGGGTACTGTACCGAAACGGGGCCACCAGACGTAAAAAGTGTTTCATCGTATTACTGTTTGCAGATTGTATGGTTGTGATTTTGTTTTGGTATTGTCGGTATGACGGGATTCAGCTCGGCTTCACGAACATAGCGGTAGTGACGTAACTGTAAACAAAAGTACAAATCTCTTCCATCTCACAGTTTGAAATACGTTTTTGAAACATAATAATCTTGTATCGCAAGCATATCTAGGCACTCATgattatttgcatatgtatacatatgtattagaaTAACAATCACCGTTTCACTGAATATTATGAAAGAAAAATTTTGTAAAACTACTCTATCGTCTGCAACGGCCACACTGAGCGCTGTTGTGTAATTTGCGTAGTGCGACATGGCAACAATAGGTGAAAGTTGCCacgttgtgtttttatttatattcaactgaattcgatatatatatattctcatataacaaacacaataaatcTAATTACGAGGATTACTACGTTAcctcttttatcatccttttacACAGGTGTAATTTTTACTAGTACAAAATAGAATGATTTTTACGGTGGATGCTGCCATCTTCGGATCTTGATCTTAGAGGCGGCCTTTACGAATGGTCATAGAATTTCTTTGATACATTTAAGGACTGTCCTAAAATATCTTTGACTCTAAGATTGACGTAGGATTTGTCTATGGCGGTCTAAATACTAGCGATTTCGTCTCATTCGCCACATTCCAAAGTCAACACTAAAGCGGAACTAATACTAATATTTCAGAGGAAACTACAAGCATAGATCcaatataatgaaaagaaaaaaatgccgtTGTAGTTAGTATCAAGCATATGATGACTATACTATTACAAATCTAAAAATCTTTTATATGCTTACATAAAATGAATGTTTTCAATACCATCATATTatcttatatctacatatattacacacattcacttgcacacccacccacatatatatagaaaaatagatagatataagagagagatgatagacctacagatagatacatatatgaagagagaggggggaggagaaagatctGTTGGCAAAGGATCGCATACAATAGTTACCCCTCTCCATAACTCCGTTTTCATTTACGCTCCATCACAGAGAGTAGGAAACTTTAGGGAATAGATTTTCCAAAAtattttaacttttattattcatattataatataaagacatattttatatttgtacCAAATTTGTAAATccatatgttttatattataataattttatacatatatcctttATAACTGTACACTAAGATTATATTGTTAATCTTTTAGAAAATGAATAATctcgtgcatatatatctatcaatatatatatatatacatatacatatatatgtgtgtgtgtgtgtgtgtgtgtgtgtgtgtttgtgtgtgtgtgtgtgtgtgtgtgtgtgtgtgtgtgtgtgtgtttgtgtgtgtgtgtgtgtgtgtgtgtgtgtgtgtgtttgtgtgtgtgtgtgtatgtgtatgtgtatgtgtgtgtgtgtgtgtgtgtgtgtgtgtgtgtgtgtttgtggacacatacatatctacatatacatatatgtaaatatacatatatatatgtatatgtatgtatatgtatatatgcacatatgtgtatgtatatatatacgcatatacatatgcatatatatatatatatgtttatacatacatatatatacatacaaacacacacacacacacacacacacacacacgcacacacacacacacacacacacacacacatacacatatataattatatatatatatatatatatatatatatatttacatacatacatacataaatatatatacatatatatacatatatatatacacacatatgcatgtatgtatatatatatctatatatatatatgtgtatatgcatatgcatatatatatatatatatatatatatatatatatatatatatatatgtacatacatacatatatgtatatatatatatacgtatatacaaacccacacacatatatatgcatatatatacatatatatacacatatatacatatgtatataaatacatatatatctatatatctatatatatatatatatatatatatatatatatatatatatatgtatatatttacaaacacacacacacacacgcacacacacagacacacgcacacacccacacacaNNNNNNNNNNNNNNNNNNNNNNNNNNNNNNNNNNNNNNNNNNNNNNNNNNNNNNNNNNNNNNNNNNNNNNNNNNNNNNNNNNNNNNNNNNNNNNNNNNNNNNNNNNNNNNNNNNNNNNNNNNNNNNNNNNNNNNNNNNNNNNNNNNNNNNNNNNNNNNNNNNNNNNNNNNNNNNNNNNNNNNNNNNNNNNNNNNNNNNNNNNNNNNNNNNNNNNNNNNNNNNNNNNNNNNNNNNNNNNNNNNNNNNNNNNNNNNNNNNNNNNNNNNNNNNNNNNNNNNNNNNNN comes from the Penaeus vannamei isolate JL-2024 chromosome 8, ASM4276789v1, whole genome shotgun sequence genome and includes:
- the LOC138862391 gene encoding uncharacterized protein, translated to MKHFLRLVAPFRYSTRPAYQNPPLVLLRQPRTPAQLRAMCTGSVKWLMPADREATGFHVAYEHGTRKGVYGVTMNTTKALKEEVVRLALDQLKRRHPPLRSGLRRRDGTVWFYESDDNDVDFKMVHGGGSLEEEIEKVSGEGVQSANCISWVVRLIPRGEDAPCAVPGARTRFPHQYDVIFTGHHAIADGVGAMMFMFSMLELINDALNGIAIEGEEEEGGLAFQKDEIWDLEASVKQRLEEDPQRYEFVKQSLPSPTSTPLLLQAFPRPTGVTPSTRHVARSVDSHVTGNLQKKCKIHGVTLNSVIAASLNIALMRLLKKAGMSQQSFTIRSSHAVNLGRYLKRTPPSSVGGYGLLLSYASDVDTDAQESFWQYCKRIHQDLKENLRSGLPLEQKMLPRMVDPSASPEEEFERGIPVVHDFGVTNVGSFPTLEPGPDDNIFITDVAPYNILHQFVHMNLFQVITFRGRCNYTLSYATDFIADETAISFADELMLVLQEVSDISNL